One Tepidibacillus fermentans genomic window, AACGACTAGCCAGAGCATAATCGCTATTATAAGCGATAGTGCTTTGAGTACATTATTATTCTTTAACCAATTATCCATCTAGATCCCCTTTCTGGCGAAATAAACTCATTGTTTTAGCTACTGGCCGTAATTCTTCGAAAAGTTTTTTCTCTAATCGTTCAGGCGTCAATCCTCTTTCGATTTGGCCATTGATTGCAATAGAAAGATGACCCGTCTCTTCCGAAACGACAAGGGAAATGGCATCTGAGACCTCACTACAGCCAATCGCAGCCCGATGACGTGTCCCTAATTCCTTGCTGATAAAAGGATTTTCTGAAAGGGGAAGATAGCATGCAGCAGCCATGATTTGTCCATTTCGGATAATAACAGCTCCATCATGCAAAGGTGTATTGGGAATAAAAATATTAATAATCAGTTGGGAGGAAACTAACGCATGTAAATCAATTCCTGTCTCAATATAATCATTTAATCCTGTTTCCCGTTCAATGACAATTAGGGCACCGATCCTCCTTTTTGCTAAATAACGAAAAGCTTCAACAATTTCGTGAACCATCTTCGTTACAACCTCTTCTTCGTAATGTATAGATCGTGAAAAAAAACGGCCCCTTCCTAATTGTTCTAGTGCACGTCTAAGTTCTGGTTGGAAGATGATGATGATGGCCAATACACCATAAGTAAAAGCTTGTGACATTAACCATTGCAATGTTCGAAGTTCAAAATATGTACTAATTAACCAAGCGACGACGATGACCATAATTCCTTTCAATAATTGAATCGCGCGAGTGCCTCTTACAAGCATCAGTAATTTATAGATCACATAACTAACTAATAAAATATCCACGATGTCGTCTAACATATTAAAGATGTAGTCCATCATCTTTTTCCTCCATTAACTGGTTATCACTAGTATTTGTTTTAAACTTATTCGCTCATTCACCTTTTTCATCCTTCTTCTCTATACTTAAAACGTAAAAAAAAAGTACCGGTTTCGGTACCCAGCCATTAATTAAGTGTCATATTCTCGTTTTCTAATTCATTCAGATCAATCGTTTGTTCTTTGGATGGTATTTGCATTTCAAATTTTTGTTCTTTATTAATATCGTTCTGATTCACTTCTACATTGAGTTTTATCCCAATTGATCCTTCTTGATCTAAATTCACAAGCGCATCAAAAGTACTTAACATTTTTCTCTCAAAACCATCTTTATCAATGACACTGGTAGTTTTAAAGGTATTTAAATTGAGATACTTATCGATTTCCTTAATGGTTTTATCAATCTGCGCTTTATTTTTATTTAGTTCATCTTTCAATTTTTGTAATTCTTTTTTATTCTCATCCGTTATTGCATATTTTTCGTACTGTTCTAAAAGT contains:
- the cdaA gene encoding diadenylate cyclase CdaA, producing the protein MMDYIFNMLDDIVDILLVSYVIYKLLMLVRGTRAIQLLKGIMVIVVAWLISTYFELRTLQWLMSQAFTYGVLAIIIIFQPELRRALEQLGRGRFFSRSIHYEEEVVTKMVHEIVEAFRYLAKRRIGALIVIERETGLNDYIETGIDLHALVSSQLIINIFIPNTPLHDGAVIIRNGQIMAAACYLPLSENPFISKELGTRHRAAIGCSEVSDAISLVVSEETGHLSIAINGQIERGLTPERLEKKLFEELRPVAKTMSLFRQKGDLDG